Genomic DNA from Osmia lignaria lignaria isolate PbOS001 chromosome 6, iyOsmLign1, whole genome shotgun sequence:
ATTTGGGCCACTACGCTCCCCGGTAAAAGCAACGAGCTGGGAACAACGCTAACGAGATGAGTGACAATGTTCTCGCATCCACGATATACGGggtgtttttttttcataaatcatTCAAGACCGACGAACTTCGATGGTTATAATTAGAGGCacgaaatggaaattttaaagTTGCAATTAGGAAAGGAAGATACCTCGTTGCAAAGGAATTTTTACAACGAGTATTATTTTATTCGCGTTGATGTGTTACGCACCGAGTATGCACATCAATCATGCAAGCGAGTGACCCACGCTTTCGGTCCATTGCTCTATTTTATATGGATTCGCGGCTCGTTGCATGGCGTGACAATTGCTTCGATGCATTACACGCGGCCTCAATATGCATCAATAAACGTGATACACGCAAACTGTCGACACGACAGACGCTTCCTTCCTTGCATGCTCGTTCGATACGGTTCGAAGGATTCATTTTTCCGTTTCAAGAACGCGACTGCGTAACGATTTGCTCGTTAGAACGACGATCGCGATTCATCGGTACGTTTCTTTCGTTCGAATTCCTCGATAATTGTACCGTAATCGTCGCCAGGTACGAATTCTTCCCCTTCGTCGGTATGCCAGGACAAAACCTTCACGAAATCGGCGACAAAGGACGGAACGACGCACTTCAAAATGGCACTGTTTCCACGAATCGCGTACTCCTTGTTGACGTCTGTGTCGTAGTACTGTGCCACCACTGGTGATTGtcgtcgtttaattaaaaattcatattatcGAAATTCAGCAGTGAAAAACGTTGCTCTCCATTCTCCGAGAAATATAGCCGtttcagataaaaaattatatttgtcttttttttaattgcttgcCTGAAGTGGTCATAAACCGCTTTTAATTTTCATCGGGAAATTTTAACTGGAGTTTGTTAAACTGGGTCAAGCGACTGCAGTGGGTCAACGATGTGCGTTCGAGGGAATTGCCACGCTTGATCGACGATTAAAAATTTTCGGAATATTAACGAGCAGAATATTACAGATTTTTCGACGAATGGAAATTGGAGAGCAACGATTGTTTATGCGAACAACGGCGGCGGCGGCGATTACTCGTTATGGAAATCCTGTTCTACTTTTGAACCGTAAGTTCGGGGTACTTGTAATAATTGCCACCGATATCCTGTGCTCACCGTTTACATATCGCGACAAATACTGACCTACTAAGGTTCGGAGACACTGCTTTGTTCGCTGTTCGAAACAGCTGTAAAGAAATCGTTTTAGTCTCCGTGCCTGGCCAATCTTTCAACGTCGTATCACTGTCATTTTTCACAGATAAAAGATCTGTccaagttattaattaatttcacaaaaGATGCTTCGACTAAATCTTGTTGCTTGtcaaattgtaataaataattttcttcttccaCTTTGACAATGACAAGACGTTCACACTCTGTATAGCTATCAAAATTCAATCTGGCTTAAATTAACACGTTATCTTGTTTGGAAAACAACAGATGGCCAGGCAACGGTAATCGTTTCGCGGGGTTTTGAAATATAAGAGGATAACCACTTACCGGCTCTCACGTTAACATCTCGGCTGTGAACTGAACCTGCAGGGGAACGCGCCAGACAGCTGTAAACCTGAGCATGAACCTCTTGACGATAATCCTCGGCACGGAAAGGAGGGAAGACCAAGTTTCCGTTCGGCAAGACCTGTAGACACGCAATTTTCCATCGATGGAAAGCAAGTTCTAATAAGGTGTCAATTAATTCGGCCTTCCTTGCCGAACGACTGACGTAAGATCGTTCGTTGCATCGGTGAATGCATCACGCGTGGGAGTCGAATTTACCAATAAcacgattttaattatttctaggGAAGGAGAATCTATCGAATCGAATGACACTAGAAAATGAATTACCTGTCGAAGTCCGGGAACATCTCCAACAGCACTTCCGTCAGCACGAACCCAAATAATATCCGGTTGGGGGTTTCCTCTAGCCTGGCATTCGACGACAGCACCGGTTCCGTTAGAGAAATCAACTCGATTTGGTGGTTCCTTGACAAATACCGGTCCCATAGATTCATCCTCAGCGCAAGCCACTGGAAAAACAAGGAATAGAAGAATCGTAAGTTCACTAGGCTACTCTAACGATTCAATTGTCCCGTCAATTACTTATGGTCTCGTCACTTAGCAGAACGCTAATCAACGCTATGAGATTTAATTAGTCGAAACCGTCTCCGGCAAAGGGAGTTTTGTTGCATGTCTTTAGGTTTCGCTTATCATCCGTCTCCACCAGGATACGCGACACCCACGTTCAATTGGCGCGTCGCCAATTGCAGCAAACAACAGGTTGCCGGTCTCTGCTATTGAATAATATGCTATCAACGTCACGTGACCATAAGGGAGACGACAATGCGTGATTCCTTTTCCGTCGAGGAGAGCAGTGTTCCTTGCCGCATCCATCGATGCGCGAAGAGTTCGCCGTTCGAACGTGCTCTCTGATTGAAATTCCTCCTTGAGCGCGTTCTCCCTGTATGATCGCGAATTGGTACCTTACGAAGGATGATAGTGATCTCGAGAATTTCAGACGACTAATCGAAGAGAGAAGAACGAATAAGGCAAGGAAGTTATAGCGGAAGTAGAAGGAAGCCCTTcgctaatataattttcaacctCGGAACGCAAGTTCACTGCTGTTTACGATTATACAAGAGTTCCATGTGCCACTTTCAAAGCGGTGTAACCGCCTACCAGCTTAACTCGCGGTTGCGACGCGCCGAGAACGGGTAAATGCAGTGTGCAATAAAATCCGAGTCACGAAGAACCGGTTACTAAAAGTGTACAGAGACCGAAAGAACGAACAGGAGGCGTGCAGGTACCAAGAACAGGTGTTCCGAACTTTCGTTGGATCTGTTGCCCTCTCTCGTCCTTCTCGCTTTCTTTGGCGTGCCTAGCCTTGCTTTGTTCCTTACCATCGCGTGAACATGGtgtgaatttaattataattgacgTACATACACGTCGTTGAAAGTCGACTATTAACACTTTTATGACCGGCATTAGCTATACGTGACTTCTGGGCATTCAGGTGTCCATTTTCATATTCTCTTGTGAAGATACCGCGAAATCGTTCGggattgaatgaaaattttcatttctaaagCGTTGATGGATACCTCGGTACCTGGTTGCCTTCACAATAGAGTCTTATTCGTCTCCGAAGTGGCTGACACACTTTTTGGTATTCTGAAAAGAAGGCGAAGTGCCAAACGATCCAGAAGAGACCGAATGGCGGTCGGCTTCCAGCTTTTCAAAAGTTGCCGATCATTATGACCGTCACGATCCTTCGAGTCCCTACGGAACGTGAATCGTGCGTGAGTCACATCTGCTCACGTTTTCGTCGTGTGAACACGTTATATGGCCGCGTACGCGCGTCCTATCTTTGCTGGAAATATATTCGATGCAGCGTGTACGGACGTTTCGAAGCTTGCCTATATATAGATTACAGAACGGTTATCGACCGCGAGGAATCCCGTCTTTGATCGTGGACGCGTAATGCTAGAACTTTAGGAAAAACAGCCTCGGTACGCTGGAAATTATCGGGTCATCGATCAATGTAACCACGGCTCCTTTCTCTCCACTATTTTGCATCGCCGTCGATGTTAATGAACAAGCTCGTTCATTCAACAAACGACAACGCGGAACGGAGGCGTTTCTGGCTGCCGGTCACGCGAAATCGCGATCCTTCCTCGTGTTTTAAATTGACGAACGGAAATTCAAAGTATCTATATGTATAATCCTTGCATTCTGTGTTTTGGGTCAAGTACCAGTTTCGTCGGTTTGTCCGATTTAGTTGGGAACTATTTTTAAACCCCGGCTCTTTCAAGTTGAGGACCTTTGCTCCTGCAGAGAACGCTACCTTTGTACGTTTAATTCGCTACGCTCGtgtatttttcttcctttttcaacAGTTTACCGTCCGTGGATAGAATAAATAAGCGCTATCGCTTTATAAATACCTAAATACGTTTCCTAAAAACCAAAATCACGAATTTGAGCTTAATACCAGCCTTCGAAGTGTCAATAATTTTCACTGCATCGTTATGGAAGAGAAATTTCGTCCTCCATTTATGACATTAATTAAAACGAATTCGTTGTCCACTAAATCATCGTCTGTGTATCTCGTGCTGCAAGTAGGGATGCAAAAATCAAAGGATTCACCTGGCGGTGCACGGTGCACCGAGAAAATACGATTCTCTTTCAGACATGGGCGTCCGTTCTGGGAACAGCAGCTGTTCCTTTCCCTTCGTTTCCTCTCTCTCCCCCTGCCCTTTCTTGGCCTTTTCTTCAGCAGCTGCACACCGTGCTCCGTTTCAACCTATCTACCTACGCTTCGTGGACCTTTCACGGAATGACGGATTCGTAACGAACCAACGCGAGATTGCATCGACAACAACGAACGCGCTTTTCCGTCTGTCCATTTCCACTGGGGACAAAATTGCTGCCCAAATTGCTCGAAATGTCAACCTTAAGAGACACTGGGTCCGCTGAGACTCGCTATTCTATTAAAGTCTACAATTTCTCGAGAGAATACAAACACGAAGATCATCAGCTTGAGAGCTTAGGCAGCTAGCGTATCAAGGTTTCAAGAGGTAACAAAATACAACGTTAACTTGGtcattgtttaaaaaaagaggAGCACGTTTTGATTACGCTTTTGTTAAGCGAACAAGCACGAAACGTTGAATAGCAATTATAAGATTCTTCTGGATTGCCCGTGGTTAGTTCTCCCTATTGATCCCGAGCATCCAAGGAACGTGTCATCCGGAAGATTGTTAAACGAAAGATGAGATACTGCGTCAGCTGCTGACCTCACAGCTTGCAGCGGCACGTCGATGCATAAACGATTAGATGAACAAGATAAAACGCAGCAACGCATACTTTCAGCTCGTTAAACGTACTCTGAATTCTCCTCTTTGTGCGCTGCTAtacattttcataaaaaaaaaaaaaaacagccttggaaaacattttatttcttgttgACTCACCGTTCGTCAATGCCAATACAGCCAACAGAAGCATCATCGTGATGTAGGTGGGTATGTTACACCCCCCTCCTGGAGGATCGCGCCACATACTGATCCTGTTTTCCTTGATCGCACTGATTCTCACCTGATTTCACAGAAAAACACTCGACTGAACAATTGATTCACTGATCGTAACGACTTAAACGATCGCAACAGTCCAGCTAACTCTTTCTGCGACTCGACAGATGGAAAAGAAACGATCAACGTAAGAAATGTTTTCCGGAGTCGCTTCCTGGCTGACGATCAGTTAGGACACACGCAGTTCCTCCTACGCACGCGTTCAATGAATATATTCGAATCGAGTGACCTTTATACGGTTCAAGGCCGACTGGTTCGTCCTCGCCGGCTTGCTCGATAAGACCGGCGTTGATTATACTCTGAATATTTTTTGCCTTCCTTTTTTCAAACTCTCAGCTGAAAATCATGCATGACCGTAACCTATGCAAATTGCGAAAGCGGTAGCTATCCACGTCATCGGTCGTACTTGATAGTTCCCTCTGTTTTTACATTCTCATACGACCGATACGCTATGCGCAACGATAAGATACAAAAGCTGCATCATCGTATAAAATAAGAAGTAGTATAAGCAGCAGAAATGAAGCCCACCTAAAGATGATACACGGTGGTTTCTGCGCGTCAACCGGTAAAGCAaaggaagaaacgaaaaaaaataaggaaatcaatGTGCGAGAATGAAAAGTGCGCGAAGCCTAAGCCTTTAGCATCCATCGGCTCGTGATAATCCGAGGAACACGTTGGCTGTCGTTTTTCAAAAGCGCCGGCGATTCAGCGTGCACGTGCTGAATCGTTGATAGCGTGAGTCAGGTAGGAAGAGGAGAACCAGTAGGAGAGCAGAACTAGCGAagaggagaagagagagaggagaaaCAGAAGCACGGAGTAGTGCGGCTCGTCACGGAGCTGCTCCCTCTCGGTGGGTTTATTGATCGCAGGGTGCGGAGCGGACCAATCTACCCCTCGTGCAGCGTACGCCATGCTTGCTGTTATTTGCCCGAACCAGTCCGCTTGCTTCCCAGTCTGTCTGACTCTCTGCTCCACCGTTGGCCTTCGCTAAATCCGGAAAACCCGCCCCCGATCCCATAAAATACCGCATGGCCTACTCCACCTGGACCAGAAAATACTAACACAGCCTCCCTCTTGTCACCTCACGAAAGTTCGTCACCTCGAAGGGTGCGAACAGCAGATAAGTCGAGCGACGAATTCATCTGTTCATTCGTTAAATTAATCGTGTACTACTGGTAGATGCAACGACTGATGCATCTGAAACACCCCAAGGTCCCTCCACCACCGCGGAAAGTCACCACCCTTGCACGCGACGCGGACCAACCGTGTCGTCTTTTTCTCCAACGATTATCTTTCTCGTGAGAAAGAACAAGACTCCCCTTCATAACGATAGGAAGAGAAAATAGTATTGCTCGATACGTTCGCGAACGATGAATCGTTCGTTGTATGCGATCGTTTTGGAGTAGCATCGAGTAACGCGAGCGATACACAATGCAGCCGCATGAATGAGTGCGCGTTGTCctctttttattcataattcttCTTATCGTATTTCGATTCATCAAACGTCGAAGTCTGATCGATGATAACAGGGTTTGGACTTGTCGATTCAAAAATCTGTCGAAATTGCAGAAGACGTCATCGGACTGTTGCGATCATTTAAACGCGATGTACGCTAAACTGGAGGATTCTTGATCAAAGGAAACGATTCACCCGCGATAATCACACTCGGTGTTCACAGGAGCACATGTATATACACACGTACACACCCACGAGAGATTTTGCAATTCCACAAACGACTAGCagagatttcttttctttttttattttacttttcttttttaaactatGATCGCGACGGTGACTCGGTTAGGTCAGACCCACCGAGAGTGACTCACACGTGCGAACGAAtcacctttttcttttctcaccGGTCTACGTACCAAAGACACGTCGATTAAATCGCAGAGATACACGCTGATCACACCGCTCCGAAGAACAGAACGAACACTCTAGGTCCGTAGACGACCAAAGAGTGCAGTGAGGAGCGTCGTTTGCTTCGGGACAGCGGCTGCTCCACGGGATCTCTGCCGCCGACGGTGGGGGGTCGCCGTCGTGGTTCTCTCTTGCTTCTCTTCATGGTGGGGACGCCAGTTGGTCGACCTTTGTCGCACCCGATGGAAGCGGTCACCGCTTATGCGTCTATAATACTTTCGCACCACCttctgtaattgtaattataattgtcACGCGTTTATATGACCGCACGACACCAAATTTCACTTCCTTCAAGCTTTTTCGAGAAGGTGAAAGGCGGTGGTGCTTATCCAGGCGCGCCTACCCCTTTTTGTCGCGAAGTACTTGAACTTTTAACTATGTATTATGTTTTATTTCAGGCaatagaattattttaatttttttttaagtgcaAACTGGATTAAAATGGACGtttcaaattatttctttattaattcgctacaaaggGGTGGAAATTATATTGAACTTTATTGGTACGTTTTTATCGACCGATCTTCTAATTCTTCCATGCCTAAATAGCTgtaatagatatttttgaattaattaatgcaaACTCGAAATTGCAATAACGTTGAGAACCATTACTAATTGCGAAATATGTCATTGAAAGATGACTACTTTACTGACAAGTTTTTTGAAAGCGCGCGGATCGTTATCCCCGTTTGGAAGTGCGGCGCTCGATAAGGCAGAGTCCGTCCGTGACGTGTATGCCTTAAAAATTCGTGTCAAAAATGGTCGAGAGAGAACAAACGAAAAAGGATATCAAAGAATTGGCTAAAAATGACAAGTATTCAATTTTGCTTCCCACCTACAACGAGGTAGAGAATTTACCTATAATTATTTGGCTTATCACCAAATATATGGACGAGAGGTAACTACAGTGTCTACATAACCTCAACTATGAGCGAGAACATTGCTACTGTAGGGTGAAATTTAAcgttaatactatgaaatacgaAAGGTTCATCTGTCAAGCGAAAATATACAACATTCTAGCGAACTTGATTATGAGATAATCGTGATAGACGATGGTTCTCCAGACGGAACACTGGATATGGCTAAACAGCTGCAGAATGTCTATGGGGAAAATAGGATTGTCCTGAGACCCAGGGAAAAGAAGCTTGGACTAGGCACAGCTTATATGCATGGAATTAAACATGCTACAGGAAATTTCATTGTCATCATGGATGCTGATTTATCTCATCATGTATATGCCTTCTTCTTGAAACATCTGTTACACTTATGATATTTGTAACTTATATGGTTTTATCCTTCCAGCCCAAATTTATACCCAAAATGATAGAGCAACAGAGGTACCTTGATTTAGATATTGTTACTGGTACTAGATATGCACATGGAGGAGGAGTTTATGGGTGGGATTTTAAAAGGAAGCTGATAAGCAGAGGAGCAAATTTTTTGACACAAATTTTGTTGAGACCAGGTGTCAGTGACCTTACAGGAAgctttaggttaatattttgCAGCTGCTTTATATGAATTgtagaaattttcataaattttatattattaacattatagGCTGTACAAGAAAGATGTTTTGGAGAAACTCATTCAATCCTGTGTGTCAAAGGGATATGTTTTCCAAATGGAAATGATAGTTAGAGCCAGACAATTAAATTACACCATAGGAGAAGTACCAATCACGTTTGTTGATCGCGTCTATGGTGAATCAAAACTGGGAGGATCAGAGATTTTCCAATTCGCAAAAGGCCTCCTATATCTTTTCGCGACTACGTAAATTTGATGTGCAATCAAGACTTTAAAATTACATTCCTTgtattataaacaaatatatgtataaataaaacctGTATATTGCTGTacgtttttaaaaatatatagctttattatatgtattttaatcAGGTCGAATATTTATTATGCATTTTCTTCAGATTATCTGATCTAGCTGAAACAAttagaaaaaagtgaaaaatgttAGTTTAAAAAACTAAGAAGCACGTGTAGGCACACGTGGTCTTGAATGAAAGACGAAACACCATATAACGATTCTTCCGAACGATTCCACCCTCGCCGCACCCTCTGACGTCACGCAGCCTCCGTTTATTGATCCATTACGAAATTACAGTCTATATTTCGACTTGGATAGAATGCAAGACGGTGCCACAATGTACCATGTACAAAAAGCAATCAAGATATAATAAACCACCCTTTCAAGCCACGAAACCTTACAAATTTACGTAACgatataagaaataaatttttctacaATTAATTTCCCTGTaacattgatttatttttaaacaaacagtatgatattttttctatctgtagaaatattttattaccctACCCTAAAATGTCAAAAGTCattctgaaaataaagaaataacattGAATCGTTGATTGTAGGTTTTCCGATCATTCGTTTATCGATAAAAGAACTTGAAAATACGAGAATGGCTCTTCTCTGACTAGCGAAAAAAAGCTAGAGGTCTCGAGATCAGTGTTTCCGCTTGCGGAACGGGTGCAGTTAGCCAGTTCTGTCGCAAGCTTCGCCGCGGCCAGACGTGCAAGTGGCGTTACCTACGCGCCGGGGTGAAACTTGCAAGCTCCCCCTTATCGAGCTTTCAGATGGCTGTGCCTTTTAGATTTTGACGTTTTCTTCGTTTATCTTTCTCCTGTTGTacccttttttttatcttttattttttttacacggCTCCTTGTACATTTCAGTAAGTTGTACATCAGCAGAAAATCATCCCCCGACATGCCACGAAAAATTGGATTCAGCGTCGTATACGCAACCAGTAAGAAACACATAAAATATTGTGATTGTAAAATTTATCGAATACCAATAACCTCGTAGTGGTGCGAATTATTTGCGCAAATCcaaaatttgcaataaaaaatatatgcaCAAGtagtatgaaaaaataaattattagatgAGTATAAAAATCGCATGATTGTTTGTGCGCGAATAAAGACCGATTTTTCCGTTcctttttaatatgaaaaatacttcatttttgttgGTGTGTTTAGAAAAACAAATTAACAGCATCGGCTCGACACGTGCTTCACCGCTTCTCGATACGGCCAGCAATTTGCTGTTGTTCAGGGTTAATAAAACCATGTTTTCTATTGTAcatcataattaaatattaaatttgatattttttattttcaatagcgTTACTTAGGATAATGTACGTTTGTTTAATCATAATATCGTTAAAACGTGTCGAGTTGTAAGTACACATCGCGTGACGATGTCTCGCGTTAGCGGTTCACTCTTGAAAGTataatttcagaattaaaaCATTATCGATCACATAGCTATCTCCATTTTTGTTCAGAAAACCAGAACGATGCCATTACGTGACGTGAAATCGGTACAGGtggaaattgtaaaaattcCACAAGAAAGATTTAGGGTTGCTGTTATTTTTAAGACGTTTGTCAATCATTATAAATTCCAGGTGAAGAAGATAGGCACTCTTCTTTGGAATTAAACATTCATGGACCGACGGTAAGGGGTTGGCAAAGTTCACGAAGATGTACATATCCTCAGGAATTAATTCTTCGTCTTCACGGTCCGACGAAACTTACGAGAATACAGGTTTTAGCTCACCAATATCTAATTCGTAAGTTATTCTTTTATCACGAATGATTTTTGAAAACTGCAACTCTGCTATTCTCTAAATAGCAATTTACTAACAATGAAGATCGAATTAACCGTTTCAACCCTGACTTCCCGAGGCTACGTCGTTTTCACCCCTCTCACTTCAGCCTCCCTTCTAATTCTACTACAAATTTAATACCGAGAGATGCTTTAATTTGCGTCGTTTATGCATCCTTCTGTTTCTACTATATCTTTACAGCGGAAAAGCTGGAAATTTGGACGTCAAAAGAAGAGAATGCATCTGTCACAACAGACTTCAGTTATTTGGGTTACATTACATTGTCGGACAATGCTTCGACGATGTACAAAAGCAGGGAGCTGAAAAGTGTCGCCCTTCCGGAGACAGAGGCTGTCTCGTTGAAATTGAGACTGCACAAACCGCACAGTAACGCGCACAATGTTTATCAACAGGTACATATCGAACGTGAGACATATATCGTATCATGAACAGGGAGCTTTTATCAATGATCATTGCGCGTAGGTCGGTCTTATCGCTATCAATATCCTTGGGGAACCTTACGGGCAAGAGTTGACTGGTCAGGGGGATGCACCGTACAATCCCCATTACACCTCCCCATACGATGATTTAGCATTCGAAATGTACGTCGATCGTGATGTCGCGAAAATAATCAGGCAAATGGAGGCGAAGAAACTGCAGGCTGTGGAAGGTACGTATCCAAGAAATGATCATTCAATCAAAGACCAACATTTGCATGCGATTTCTAGAGGAGAGGTTCGAGTACGCTTCGAAGCTAAAGGTAGCGATGGAGAATCTTAGAAAAGCCGGTGAACGTCTTGGGAAGTATGAATTGGAAAAGAAATACGCCATTGCTTTAGAGGATTACGATAAGGCCAAAGCGAAGAAGGCTCAAGCGCAACAATACAGGCAGCAGGTCTACCAAAGCTTAGAGGTGCAAGATCTACTCGAACTTCATGGGGTAACTGTTTTTTAGAAAATGTATTATCATAAGAAGTTTCTAGTTGCCACTTGATATGTTTTTGATCATGCTAATAGCCATTGGAGAAAAATAACATGTCATCGATGGAGGGAAAGGAGCCCATATCGGTAGATACGTGTACTTCGAATGCGACAGCTCCTCCTGAAGACATCACATCTCCTCCGAGATTGGTGATTCCCCCGAATCGCGACGGTGCTATATCGCCGACGGGTCCTGCACATCAACCACCAGTTTCGCCTTTGCATCAGAAACCGAACAGTCCTGGTGcgtttcgtgttatttcctagAAACACCCATTCGAGGTCTTAATCGATTAATCCCAAATTTTGCAGAAGTAACTGATAGCCCTACGAACGGTGTCGTGGAGAGGCAAAACAATTGCAATAAAGGATCTCTCAGGCGGAAAACCAAATCTGCAGGACCGGCGCTTCGATCCAGCTACGAAGCCTACGAGGAGAGAACGATACCAGCTTTGAGACAGTAAGACGATGAAAACGCACATGATAAAAAAACAAGAATTGCATTATTTTGTGTTTTAGTTCGCATACGAACGAGTTTACTAGGGAGTGCCACATGGACAACACGGAATCGAAGGCGATATCGAA
This window encodes:
- the Dpm1 gene encoding dolichyl-phosphate mannosyltransferase subunit 1, which codes for MVEREQTKKDIKELAKNDKYSILLPTYNEVENLPIIIWLITKYMDESELDYEIIVIDDGSPDGTLDMAKQLQNVYGENRIVLRPREKKLGLGTAYMHGIKHATGNFIVIMDADLSHHPKFIPKMIEQQRYLDLDIVTGTRYAHGGGVYGWDFKRKLISRGANFLTQILLRPGVSDLTGSFRLYKKDVLEKLIQSCVSKGYVFQMEMIVRARQLNYTIGEVPITFVDRVYGESKLGGSEIFQFAKGLLYLFATT